One part of the Mariniflexile litorale genome encodes these proteins:
- the proC gene encoding pyrroline-5-carboxylate reductase — MKIAIIGTGNLGSAIAKGLIKNKTFTSLYLSDKNTTNVDDYKIVENVSVTKDNVLAIEQSNMVIFALQPKHIDAVLQSVASKITDKHIIISVAAGVDIPRIEGIIGNDKNIIRVMPNTAISIGKSMTCIAANEKAQDKVVLAQDVFNQLGTTLVIPEDLIQAATVICASGIAFWMRLVRATTQGAIQLGFEAHEAHQLATQTCFGAASLLLESGRHPEQEIDRVTTPSGCTIEGLNAMEHQGLSSALIQGIVASFEKINQIKKN, encoded by the coding sequence ATGAAAATAGCCATTATTGGAACTGGAAATTTAGGAAGCGCCATTGCAAAAGGTCTTATTAAGAATAAGACGTTTACCTCGTTGTATCTAAGTGACAAAAACACCACGAATGTGGATGATTATAAGATTGTCGAAAATGTTAGCGTAACTAAGGACAATGTTTTGGCTATCGAACAAAGCAATATGGTTATTTTTGCGCTGCAACCAAAACATATTGATGCAGTTTTACAAAGTGTCGCTTCAAAAATAACAGATAAGCATATCATAATTTCTGTAGCAGCTGGCGTTGATATTCCTAGAATTGAAGGGATTATTGGAAATGATAAAAATATTATTAGGGTGATGCCTAATACCGCAATTTCAATTGGGAAATCGATGACTTGTATTGCTGCTAATGAAAAAGCTCAAGACAAAGTAGTTTTAGCACAAGATGTTTTTAATCAATTAGGAACAACTTTAGTAATTCCTGAAGATTTAATTCAGGCGGCAACTGTTATTTGTGCGAGTGGAATTGCGTTCTGGATGCGCCTTGTGCGTGCGACAACACAAGGAGCTATTCAATTAGGTTTTGAAGCCCACGAAGCACATCAATTAGCAACGCAAACATGTTTTGGAGCCGCTAGTTTATTATTGGAGTCTGGTAGACACCCAGAGCAAGAAATAGACCGGGTTACAACACCAAGTGGTTGTACTATTGAGGGGTTAAATGCTATGGAACATCAAGGTTTAAGCTCTGCTTTGATACAAGGTATAGTTGCTTCTTTCGAGAAAATTAATCAAATTAAAAAGAATTAA
- the argC gene encoding N-acetyl-gamma-glutamyl-phosphate reductase, translated as MIQVGIIGGAGYTAGELIRLLINHPKAEINFVYSTSNAGNKISSVHQDLLGDLDMKFTDTVNPKVDVLFLCLGHGNSVKFLSANTFSDNTKIIDLGNDFRLENDKVFQEKTFVYGLPELQRDAIKKANYIANPGCFATTIQLALLPLAQQNLLSNDVHINAVTGATGAGTSLSDTSHFPWRDNNFSYYKPFTHQHLGEITQSVKQLQNSFGSEILFMPNRGNFSRGIFATLYTNFEGTLNEAKDMFKAFYKDAKFTFVSDEVLHLKQVVNTNKCLIHLHKHNNKLLVTSITDNLLKGASGQAIQNMNLMFGLEETTGLQLKATYF; from the coding sequence ATGATTCAAGTAGGTATTATTGGAGGAGCAGGTTACACAGCAGGGGAATTAATTAGATTGTTAATTAATCACCCGAAAGCTGAAATTAACTTTGTGTATAGTACCTCCAATGCAGGAAATAAAATAAGCAGTGTTCACCAAGATTTATTGGGTGATTTAGATATGAAGTTTACGGACACAGTTAATCCAAAGGTTGATGTGTTGTTTTTGTGTTTAGGTCATGGAAACTCTGTGAAATTTTTATCAGCGAATACTTTTTCTGATAATACGAAGATTATTGATTTAGGTAATGATTTCCGTCTTGAAAATGATAAAGTGTTTCAGGAGAAAACGTTTGTTTACGGTTTACCAGAATTGCAAAGAGATGCTATTAAAAAAGCGAATTATATAGCAAATCCAGGATGTTTTGCAACAACAATTCAATTAGCATTGTTGCCATTAGCGCAGCAAAATTTATTGAGTAATGATGTGCATATAAATGCCGTAACAGGGGCAACAGGAGCTGGAACGTCATTGTCTGATACGTCGCATTTTCCTTGGAGAGATAATAATTTTTCGTATTATAAACCATTTACACACCAGCATTTGGGTGAGATAACTCAATCGGTTAAACAATTGCAAAATAGTTTTGGTTCGGAGATTTTATTTATGCCAAATCGAGGAAATTTTTCAAGAGGTATTTTCGCAACCCTTTATACCAATTTTGAAGGCACGTTAAATGAAGCAAAAGATATGTTTAAAGCGTTTTATAAAGACGCTAAATTCACGTTTGTATCTGATGAGGTTTTACATTTAAAACAAGTGGTCAACACCAATAAGTGTTTAATACATTTGCATAAACACAACAATAAATTGTTAGTAACAAGTATTACAGATAATTTATTGAAAGGCGCATCTGGACAGGCAATTCAAAATATGAATTTAATGTTTGGTTTAGAGGAAACAACAGGTTTGCAATTAAAAGCAACGTATTTTTAA
- a CDS encoding argininosuccinate synthase domain-containing protein, with the protein MKKLVIAYSGGLDTSYCAVSLSKEYDVHAVSVNTGGFTKAEIEHIESNAYKMGVSTYKNIDAVATFYQKVVKYLIFGNVLKNNTYPLSVSAERIIQAIEIVEYAKSINAEYIAHGSTGAGNDQVRFDMIFQTLAPEIKIITPIRDEKLTRQEEIDYLKANGIDMSWEKAKYSVNKGLWGTSVGGSETLTSDKPLPDSAYPSQLKHAEDEKVKLTFEKGELVAVNGIENDSEINIETLNNLAKAYAIGRDIHVGDTIVGIKGRVGFEAPAALITIKAHHLLEKHTLTKWQLQHKEYLASFYGMHLHEGQYLDPVMRNIEAFLQSSQDKVSGDVFVTLRPYHFNLDGISSEHDLMNAKFGSYGEENSGWTADEAKGFIKIIGNQNKIYHQVNS; encoded by the coding sequence ATGAAAAAACTAGTAATAGCATATAGTGGCGGATTAGATACGTCGTACTGTGCAGTAAGTTTATCTAAAGAGTATGATGTACATGCGGTAAGTGTTAATACCGGTGGATTTACAAAAGCAGAAATAGAACATATTGAATCGAACGCTTATAAAATGGGCGTTTCAACCTATAAAAATATAGATGCTGTAGCTACATTTTACCAAAAAGTAGTTAAGTATTTAATTTTTGGTAATGTGTTAAAAAACAACACATACCCGCTTTCTGTAAGTGCAGAACGTATTATCCAAGCTATTGAAATTGTTGAATATGCTAAAAGTATAAATGCGGAATATATTGCACATGGCAGTACGGGTGCAGGAAACGACCAAGTACGTTTCGATATGATTTTTCAAACATTGGCACCCGAAATTAAAATTATCACGCCAATTAGAGATGAAAAATTAACCAGACAAGAAGAAATTGACTATTTAAAAGCCAATGGAATTGATATGTCTTGGGAAAAAGCAAAATACTCGGTAAACAAAGGGCTTTGGGGAACCAGTGTTGGAGGTTCTGAAACGTTGACGTCGGATAAACCGTTGCCGGATAGTGCATACCCTTCACAATTGAAACATGCTGAAGATGAAAAAGTAAAATTAACGTTTGAAAAAGGAGAATTAGTTGCCGTAAACGGTATTGAAAACGACTCAGAAATAAACATTGAAACTTTAAATAATCTAGCTAAAGCATATGCGATTGGTCGCGATATTCATGTGGGAGATACCATTGTAGGTATTAAAGGTCGTGTAGGTTTTGAAGCGCCTGCTGCCTTAATTACTATTAAAGCACATCATTTGTTAGAAAAACACACGCTTACGAAGTGGCAATTGCAACATAAAGAATATTTGGCAAGTTTCTACGGTATGCATTTGCATGAAGGTCAATATTTAGATCCTGTTATGAGGAATATTGAAGCCTTTTTGCAAAGTAGTCAAGATAAAGTAAGTGGCGATGTATTCGTTACTTTAAGACCTTACCATTTTAATTTAGATGGGATTAGCTCTGAGCACGATTTAATGAACGCCAAGTTTGGTAGTTATGGTGAAGAGAATAGTGGTTGGACTGCTGATGAAGCAAAAGGATTCATCAAAATTATTGGAAATCAAAATAAAATATATCATCAAGTAAATTCTTAA